The Cutaneotrichosporon cavernicola HIS019 DNA, chromosome: 3 region GCCGCGAAATAGCGGATGACGTCCCTCAACACAAGCAGACCTTCGAGGCGGACGTCCTCAACGATCGCCGCCGAAGCTGAGAACGCCATTCggatgaggtcggcgacgcgggagaagaggaggtggcgTGCATTCAATccagcttggcgagcgagcaCGGGGTTGAAGTTCTCCGGGCGGCCATTCTCAGCGACCGCAACGACAATGTTGTGCAAGCACACTAGGGCGAACTTTTGCGTGCGCCAGCGTGAGCTGAGCGTTGAACCGCGATCAGCTGAGTCGCCACCTAGCGacgcgccctcgtcgtcaatgAACATCGGGATAGCGGACTTGGCAGCTACGGGTGCAGCGGCCTTAGCACCGGGCGTCCGGGTCATGATGCGCTGACACAGGTCGATCCAGCCAGATGGAAGCGTCGCGGCCGTCTGCTGCAGCCAGCTCGTGATAACGGCCTTGACACCCTCGATTGTTGGGTCCTTATCGAGCAAGCCGAagagctcctcgacgagctggttACCACCAACCTTTGACATGAGCATGGCGTCACGCTGCACGATCTGGTACAGCGCGGTGATGGCGGCGACCTTGAGCGGCCGCCGTGTTGAGGCCAGGTACTGCCGGAACGATGAGACGAGCTTGGGcacgtcgacctcacccGGCGCAAACATGAGGATCTGCTGGATGCACTTGATCGCCTCGACAGCAAGACCCTcgtccgtctcctcgcggaACTCGTgcacgaggaggaagacgagcgAGCGCACTTTGCCGGGCTCCTGAAGCTCAGGGCCAAGCACGCCGATAAGCGCATGAAGCAGGCGGCAGATGACCTGGTATGCTGGGAGGTCGCCACGCAGGTTTACGCTGCCGAGGGAGCCACCGTCTGGCTCGTGGGTCTCGAGAAGGTAGATGGTCGAGATCATACCGAGGGTCGTGTGCACGTAGGGCGAGTACGAGAGGTTGGCTGCGTTGACAATCTGagtgagcgcggcgagcgcatAGAAGTGGACGACAGGGTGCGGGTCAGTCGCGAGCGACATGAGAATGTTGACGATGGTCTTGAGGATCGGACCACCCGACATGCCACCAACGCTGCTGTAGATCGCGCCGAAAGCCATGGCGCAGCCAGCGCGGCTGTCAGGGACGCGGTTGTTGACGACCTGATCGACAAGCCACTGGACCTGGGACGAGAGATAGTTGCTGCCCGCAATGCTCGAGATATGACCCATTGCAcgggcggccgcgccgcggaTACTCGGGTTCGAGTCAAGCACAGCGTCCTGGAGGAGCGACTTGATGACGTCGCTAACCTGCGGGCTACCAAGTGACCTCTTCGCCCGCGGGCCGGCAGAGTCTGCGAGCACGAGTGAACGACAGAGCGCCTCCATCGTGTTCCCGACGATGGCCTGCTTGCGGCCGGGGTTacgctcgagcttggacgATCGTACATGGCTACTGAGCGTAGCGAGGCTCTGCACCTGGCCTTCGAGGTTCTGGTGCGCGAAGAGGGTGGCGAAGAGCTCGACACCCGCGTCGATGACGCCAGTCTGTGCTGGAGCAGGTTTGAGCGAGTCAGccttgaggtcgcgcgcgaaCAGTGCAACGTAATCGTGCTCCAGAGAGCCGATGATGGGAGCCGAGAGCTGAGATTCGATGGACATCtcgacgcggtcgcggtTCAAGAACACGTCCTCGTCAGACGACCCGCCTTCACGCTCGCGTGCGGGCAGTAGGCTCGTCAAACCGAACGCATACTCGTCAGCTGACTGCCATACGCTCGTAAACTGTCCAGCCTGGGCCGCAATCGCTGCTTGAGCCGCGGAGCCCGAGTAGTTCTCTGGGTCGGCAAACACTGTGATAGCGGCCTGCATGAGTGCGGGCTGCATCGATTCCGTGGCGGACGAAGGGCCGAGACCCGTGAAGCACTGGAGCACACGGCGACGCAGCTTCGCCTcacggtcgacgagggAGGGGCGCATCGTAAACGCATGTGATGTCCCGCCCTGCGGGTTTGCAGCTTGCTCGCGTAGGAGCTCAGAGTATGCTGTGGCGAAACCATTGACGAAGTTGAGCGTGTTGGTGAACAGGGtcgcgaggcggcgcgcgacgtcgatgtTAACGAGCGATATGTTGTGCCGAAGGAAGTTGTGgatggcgccgagcgcgctTTCGCGCACGACAAGAAGGAAGTTCCAGTCGGCCTCACCGCGGTCGCCGACTGAGGCATCCTTGGTCGTCGGCTTCGGTAGCGCGTTGCGCCACAgaacgaggagctgcggGAGGTGAAGCTTGACGAAACCGGGCCCAAGCGACATGAGCGACGCGATGAGGTGCCACGCGACCTGCACCTCGATTGTCGCTGGTCCAACGTCGTGGTCCCCAGCGCGCTTCAGAAGTGAGAAGGACATGTCGAACACCTTCGACGGCAGGTCGCTGGACACGTACAGCGGGCGCGACGGGCTGGTGGCGACCAGCGCACCGAGGGCAAACGCCTTGCCGAGGACACGGACCGGAACTTCCTTCGGGGTCGCGGGAGTCccgagaaggccgaggtccTTGTTAACATCCGCAAGCAGGCCGCTGAGGAGGTGAGGGAGCTGGTTGGGGTTCGTGGTGCAGAAGCGACGTAGGGTAGCGGCAGCCTGTAGGCGAACAGAGTAGGACTCGTGCGAGAGCAGGCGGACAAGAGGCTCAGCCAGGAGCTCGATGATTGAGGGGGGTGCGTTGCCGAGCTGTTCCAGTAGGCCAGCAacctcgcgcagcgcaATGATGAGTGTCGGCTTGTGGGGATTGCGCTGCCCTGCGAGCGGCGTCGGGTTCCACTTGCGCAGGTAACTGTTGCCCCATTCGCGCAGCGCCATCACCTGCCCAGCCTCGGACAGCATGTTCAAGCCCACGAGATCGCGAAGGAGAATGCCTGACGCCTCACGCGTCGCGAGAATCTCATACCGTGAGCTGAGGCCCTTCTGAGACAGCACGATCTCGCCAACAATGTGGCCTACGATCTCGCCGTAGTGCGCCTCGACGTATTCGGTGCCGAGTTGGGTGAGGAGGGTCGCGTATACGTCGATAAGGGCATTCCGCAGCTTGCGCGGCGTGTTAGGCCGGTTGTACGGGACTGACAGGTACTTGAGCATCTGCGCTGGAGTGAAcatggccttggccttgtctTCGGGCGCCGACGTGATGATCTGCGGACCAGAgtcgtccagctcctcggcgtcaccCGCCCCCTTCTTAACTGGTGGCTTTTTGGGCTCAGGAGGAGCTGTTCCTGAGCCAAGCACCTGCGTCGCAGCGAGGAAGTGCGCCAGCATGCGACAAACCGAACGTCTTGTAAGGTAGTCGGCGCTCTCGAGGCTccggagcgcgagcggcgtgaTCATCTCGAGCGTAGGCTGCAGCTGGAGGACCGGCGAGTAGAGGTGCAGGTTGATGAACGTCTCGGCGCACACTCTCTGGACTGGCAGCGCCTTGTCCTGCAGCCCCGAACGGAGCTGCTTGAGTAGGTCCTTGACGAGAGCATCGGGGAGAGCTCGGCCGGCCGACACAAGCGACTTGTAGAATGCGGATACGGCGTGGCTTCTAAGGATAACGGAGAAGTTGGAGTTGCGGAGAACCTTGACTGAGAGCGTACAGATCTCGGCCATGAACGACATCATCTGCCATGGTCAGCAcacctccttcccttcGGCACATCGTGCACGCGCCGTGTGGTCATTGCTCGACTCATCGCTACTCACATTCCCGCCATGCTCCTTGATTATCTCGCCGATAGTGTACCAGCTAGCGACCCGCTGCAcgttctcgagcgcggACATGGACTTGTTGCCGCCATCCACGCCGCGCAGGAGAGCCTgcacgaggtcgaagaGTGAATGGCTCTCGACCCGCTTATGCAGTTTGACGAGAATACGTGCAGCGAGATGTCGGATCGGCCGGCCAGGCTTCGGGAGGGCTGTGGCAGTCGTGGTCTGGGGGTTGGgaacgaggaggcgggtgAAGAGGGCGTgaaggacggcgacgtgTGGCAGGATCGCGTCGGGCGGCAACGTGTccagcgcgccgtcgacctGTCGCAGGTAAtggagaagagagaggTCAGCTCCCTCGCCCGTGAAGCGCCCcgcgtcgaccgcgaggaTGGCTGCGTCGTCTGCCATGGCGAGGGTTGTGGATGAGTGAGTTGAGAGATGCGGGCCGACGTGCCGTGGAAGTAGTGATGTGCCCTGAgacacctccaccttccacCCAGGTCTGTCCAGCCAGTTACCATCACAAAAAACGACAGCGATAGTGAGGCAGCAAACAGTTCTAGCATATGTGCAGTCGAGATGATTTACATTCTATGCCCTATAGATACAACAATGTACCGAGTCCCAATACATGCACGCATTTGCGGGGTGTTGGGAGGCGAGCTGCAGGAAGAGGATTCGGAACCTTCCCTCACGGCTCTCGGGCCATAGGCACGGTCGCCCCTCAGCACACGCAGTGCATCTTCAATACGCCtacgcgtcctcgagggcgctgACGCGGTCTTGGCCGTCGTTCTTGTGCTCCCGGTCGAGCTTCCTCAAGCGCACAAGGTTGCGCTTTACCATGAGCCGCAGAGCGCGGTTGCGCTCGATCTCGCTCATCTCTGTCCATGTCGTGATGCGCGAGATGGTCTTGTGTGAGCTCAGCTAGCTCATAGGCTAATAAAAGGCAGACCTATCCCGACATATTCCCAGCTCGTTCTACTCACGCCGTCTGAGTTGATGATCATGGGCCcaagcttgtcgagcttgaccgGCGTGCCGTCGACATCGATTGTCACCACGTCATCGTGGCCGTTGTCCGGGTCATTTCTCCCGGCCTCGATTGCGAGTGGGTGTTTTTCAGAGCTGCTGGTGCTAGCCATGGTCAGTGATGATGAGCAGTCGTTACAGACATCTTGGTGGccttcctccacttccTCATCATGTCATCAGCCACTCCTCCAAACGTTATTTTCTCCTACCCTTTAATCACGTGGGGGCAAGGTCGTTTTTGTACAGTCCTTTGAACAGTACACCATCGAGGCCGCGCTCAACGCTCATTGTTCTCCACACCTGCCCAAAATGTCGCTCGACGCTCCTACGTCCGCGATCCACCTCACTCAGCCCCCCAGCGGCTCGTCGCACCTGTGAGTTGCCTCACCCTTCAAGCTGTCAAGGAGGttgctgacagcaggcggCCGCCCGCGCTCATCACGATCCACCCATCCGTGATCGCGTCCATCCTCACCCACCACCAGCGCCGGCCAGCGGACAGCACCACCCCCCGCGTCATCGGTACCCTCCTTGGTGTGCGCAGCGAGAATGGCCAGGAGATCGATGTGCGCTCCAGCTTTGCCGTGCCGCATTCGGAGGGCCAGGAGCAGGTTGCGCTTGACATGCCGTTCCAGCAGGGCATGATGGAGCTGCTCTCCAAGAACGGCATCAAGGAGTCGATTGTCGGATGGTACGCTACTCACCCCGACCTCAACGCCTACTCGGCTCTCATCCAGAACTACTTCTCCCAGGAGACTGGCGCGTCCCAGGCCATCCACCTCACCGTCGACActgacctcgacgccagcggCAAAAAGGGCCTCGGCATCAAGGGCTGggtctcgtcgtcgctcggTCTTAACCCCAAGCCTGAGAACTGCGTCTTCCTCCCGGTCCCCGTCGTCATCAAGTACGCCGACTCAGAGCGTGCTGGCCGTGAGTAAATTGCAGCCCGGCTGCAGAATGACGTCGCAAGCTAACAGCagtcgacctcctcacctcggGCAACCCCACCCCGTCACCCTCGCTcccgcccctcccctcgctctcctcctcgctctcgcaGCTGTCGACCCTCATCGACAATGCACTCGAGTACGTCCAGGCCGTCAACGCCGGTCAGAACGCCGGtgatgccgaggttgggcgTTACCTTCTCGAGGGTGTTGGTCGCTGGTCGGCCGGCGCTGGCTCgaacgccgaggagggcggaaTCAAGGAGGGTCTGCAGGACACCCTCAGCGTGTCGTACCTGTCCAACCTGGTGCGCGCgcaggtcgagcttgctggccgcctcgccctgctTCCCCAGTCGCAGCAGTAGGTTGTAGTAGGAGGAGGTATACCTGGTTAGATACATGTACTTGCATCGGAACTCTTTCGATCTAGATGCCAGCAACTAGTT contains the following coding sequences:
- a CDS encoding uncharacterized protein (component of the eukaryotic translation initiation factor 3 (eIF-3) complex, which is involved in protein synthesis of a specialized repertoire of mRNAs and, together with other initiation factors, stimulates binding of mRNA and methionyl-tRNAi to the 40S ribosome. The eIF-3 complex specifically targets and initiates translation of a subset of mRNAs involved in cell proliferation), translated to MSLDAPTSAIHLTQPPSGSSHLRPPALITIHPSVIASILTHHQRRPADSTTPRVIGTLLGVRSENGQEIDVRSSFAVPHSEGQEQVALDMPFQQGMMELLSKNGIKESIVGWYATHPDLNAYSALIQNYFSQETGASQAIHLTVDTDLDASGKKGLGIKGWVSSSLGLNPKPENCVFLPVPVVIKYADSERAGLDLLTSGNPTPSPSLPPLPSLSSSLSQLSTLIDNALEYVQAVNAGQNAGDAEVGRYLLEGVGRWSAGAGSNAEEGGIKEGLQDTLSVSYLSNLVRAQVELAGRLALLPQSQQ
- a CDS encoding uncharacterized protein (Clathrin-coated vesicle protein), with protein sequence MADDAAILAVDAGRFTGEGADLSLLHYLRQVDGALDTLPPDAILPHVAVLHALFTRLLVPNPQTTTATALPKPGRPIRHLAARILVKLHKRVESHSLFDLVQALLRGVDGGNKSMSALENVQRVASWYTIGEIIKEHGGNMMSFMAEICTLSVKVLRNSNFSVILRSHAVSAFYKSLVSAGRALPDALVKDLLKQLRSGLQDKALPVQRVCAETFINLHLYSPVLQLQPTLEMITPLALRSLESADYLTRRSVCRMLAHFLAATQVLGSGTAPPEPKKPPVKKGAGDAEELDDSGPQIITSAPEDKAKAMFTPAQMLKYLSVPYNRPNTPRKLRNALIDVYATLLTQLGTEYVEAHYGEIVGHIVGEIVLSQKGLSSRYEILATREASGILLRDLVGLNMLSEAGQVMALREWGNSYLRKWNPTPLAGQRNPHKPTLIIALREVAGLLEQLGNAPPSIIELLAEPLVRLLSHESYSVRLQAAATLRRFCTTNPNQLPHLLSGLLADVNKDLGLLGTPATPKEVPVRVLGKAFALGALVATSPSRPLYVSSDLPSKVFDMSFSLLKRAGDHDVGPATIEVQVAWHLIASLMSLGPGFVKLHLPQLLVLWRNALPKPTTKDASVGDRGEADWNFLLVVRESALGAIHNFLRHNISLVNIDVARRLATLFTNTLNFVNGFATAYSELLREQAANPQGGTSHAFTMRPSLVDREAKLRRRVLQCFTGLGPSSATESMQPALMQAAITVFADPENYSGSAAQAAIAAQAGQFTSVWQSADEYAFGLTSLLPAREREGGSSDEDVFLNRDRVEMSIESQLSAPIIGSLEHDYVALFARDLKADSLKPAPAQTGVIDAGVELFATLFAHQNLEGQVQSLATLSSHVRSSKLERNPGRKQAIVGNTMEALCRSLVLADSAGPRAKRSLGSPQVSDVIKSLLQDAVLDSNPSIRGAAARAMGHISSIAGSNYLSSQVQWLVDQVVNNRVPDSRAGCAMAFGAIYSSVGGMSGGPILKTIVNILMSLATDPHPVVHFYALAALTQIVNAANLSYSPYVHTTLGMISTIYLLETHEPDGGSLGSVNLRGDLPAYQVICRLLHALIGVLGPELQEPGKVRSLVFLLVHEFREETDEGLAVEAIKCIQQILMFAPGEVDVPKLVSSFRQYLASTRRPLKVAAITALYQIVQRDAMLMSKVGGNQLVEELFGLLDKDPTIEGVKAVITSWLQQTAATLPSGWIDLCQRIMTRTPGAKAAAPVAAKSAIPMFIDDEGASLGGDSADRGSTLSSRWRTQKFALVCLHNIVVAVAENGRPENFNPVLARQAGLNARHLLFSRVADLIRMAFSASAAIVEDVRLEGLLVLRDVIRYFAAAPDPDFEGALLLEQHQAPIAAALTPSFGSDSTPEVLARAVQVCAVFVGSGVIKEVSRMGRILKLLTGALEKCKEGDMVSLGDVKDLSSSASVMLKISILAAWAELQVASTKQTYLVEVIKPYRWLLGPFWVGALRDYAYLRTDPEMGAGAAAGMDLGTGMGRDVLLPYYEKAVPKLLHAVAINLAANDPFVIGAVDGQTFTSSAEPHASSAPAIRPEPATNFYVLYGLAFECLTRAIGLDPDMASVALRALTSLVRPQLSGTTVFEGAFFDELCTICYRIAMSESAAVKADMVELIATFATSRKGSTGFDAAQVRRALAVVAFVLRQTIPAAGISSNFSHSEAAADRVAFIRSGFAAYSRIVDVMDMAQRADLSAVAVHLFSDLLRDETPNMDLAGQCLPSLKQLLDQTLASQVPTIGATSERVVHGLLGACLSHIDDMRSRVNPVASIKIKNNMLALVLILTALPLGVPISKPVIEQAVSDIARYLTLTAMTERPALGLTPVHCATTLLQASLRQLPGSPPRPSPALQHAALCVVAALVSYLAEVVVAIAAADDAANVPLDGVREVIRGLVAWCAGLPDEAKPRGYGVLLPTLALLLDPAEQAPSPLHVLATATMLGLAQSAPKAFKDATQAMPEGERAQLERAIRDAVSARSGPVPQHRGGAGIELKSFGS